One part of the Malus sylvestris chromosome 2, drMalSylv7.2, whole genome shotgun sequence genome encodes these proteins:
- the LOC126584268 gene encoding uncharacterized protein LOC126584268 isoform X3, translating to MAENKGVRNRVSVFGTASLNLAEYALAASVGKEFGLNIPVNVATGVSETIPSLSISLRLLELRATQQLSETMRGSPHSDEAISAQKDEFSALKAGLRKVKILTNYVSFGKSNKACCEEGSTDSRSSNRSEDASSNYPFDTSSLDDDAGEESDCSKDDSSVRRSISYKTIAYANYAGALFYSNTNIDNEDDFWIHYSNHKLAGGLHVENSSAPVHRPTFWRSSMGSILPWRKRKLSFRSPKAKEEPLLKKHYGEEGGDDIDFDRRQLSSSDESSFGSHETEGSVSEFGDDSFYVGTWQQKEVISRDGNMRLHTQVFFASIDQRSERAAGESACTALVAVIADWLKSNQDEMPIKSEFDSLIRDGSSEWRALCNNEAYIEHFPDKHFDLDTIVQSKVRPLSLVPEKSFVGFFHPEGLENKDFDFLDGAMSFDSIWDEIGRSASECAWDSEPLVYIVSWNDHFFVLRVEQHAFYIIDTLGERLYEGCNHAYILKFDKDTVIQRLPSGNKTSDEKKSDQLQPNNSKETKAKGAIVVSQKDSKDGDGEEEIVWKGKDCCKEYIKSFLAAIPIRGLLADLKRGLMTSIPLHHRLQIEFHYTKLLLSPGEVSVSETAADAPAMAMALTVV from the exons ATG GCTGAAAACAAAGGAGTGAGAAACAGAGTCAGTGTCTTTGGAACTGCATCACTGAACCTCGCGGAATATGCTTTAGCAGCGTCTGTCGGAAAGGAATTCGGGCTCAACATTCCTGTTAATGTCGCTACTGGGGTTTCAGAGACTATCCCATCACTGTCT ATCTCACTCAGATTATTGGAACTGAGAGCCACTCAACAACTCTCAGAGACAATGCGGGGATCCCCGCATTCTGATGAAGCTATTTCCGCACAAAAAGACGAGTTTTCTGCTCTTAAAGCAGGGCTGAGAAAGGTGAAAATCCTAACCAATTATGTTTCATTTGGTAAATCAAACAAGGCATGCTGCGAGGAAGGTAGCACTGATAGCAGGAGTTCCAATCGAAGTGAGGATGCTTCGTCCAATTATCCATTTGACACAAGTTCACTTGATGATGATGCTGGAGAGGAATCAGATTGCAgtaaggacgattctagtgtcAGGCGGTCAATCAGCTACAAAACTATAGCATATGCAAACTATGCTGGAGCATTGTTTTACTCCAATACTAACATTGACAATGAGGATGATTTTTGGATCCACTATAGCAACCATAAATTAGCAGGCGGCTTGCATGTTGAGAATTCTAGTGCACCAGTCCACAGGCCAACCTTCTGGCGGAGTTCAATGGGAAGCATCCTACCTTGGAGGAAGAGGAAATTGAGCTTCAGATCTCCGAAAGCCAAAGAGGAGCCTCTTCTGAAGAAACATTATGGAGAAGAGGGTGGCGATGATATTGACTTTGATCGCAGGCAGCTTAGCTCCTCCGATGAGTCCAGTTTTGGG TCTCATGAAACAGAGGGTTCAGTATCTGAATTTGGGGATGATAGTTTTTATGTGGGAACTTGGCAGCAAAAGGAAGTGATAAGCCGTGATGGAAATATGAGGCTTCACACCCAAGTATTTTTTGCTTCAATTGATCAAAGGAGTGAACGTGCTGCTGGAGAAAGTGCGTGCACGGCCTTGGTTGCAGTCATTGCAGATTGGTTGAAATCCAACCAGGATGAGATGCCTATCAAGTCTGAATTCGACAGCCTGATTAGAGATGGATCATCAGAGTGGAGAGCTCTCTGCAATAACGAGGCCTACATAGAGCATTTCCCTGACAAGCACTTTGATCTTGACACCATTGTTCAATCTAAAGTTCGTCCTCTTTCTCTAGTTCCGGAGAAATCTTTCGTAGGATTCTTCCATCCTGAGGGACTAGAAAATAAGGATTTCGACTTCCTTGATGGTGCCATGTCCTTCGATAGTATATGGGATGAGATCGGCCGTTCTGCATCAGAATGTGCATGGGACAGCGAACCGTTAGTCTACATTGTgagttggaatgaccatttctTTGTCCTAAGGGTAGAGCAGCATGCTTTTTACATAATTGATACGTTGGGGGAGAGGCTGTATGAAGGCTGCAACCACGCTTATATCCTCAAATTTGACAAAGACACCGTGATCCAAAGATTACCAAGCGGTAATAAAACATCAGATGAGAAAAAGAGCGATCAATTACAACCGAACAACTCCAAGGAAACAAAAGCCAAAGGGGCAATTGTAGTGAGCCAGAAAGATTCGAAAGACGGAGATGGAGAAGAGGAGATTGTGTGGAAAGGAAAAGACTGTTGTAAAGAGTATATTAAGAGCTTTCTTGCTGCTATCCCGATAAGGGGATTGCTCGCGGATCTTAAGAGGGGTTTGATGACATCAATACCTCTCCATCACCGGCTACAAATTGAATTCCACTATACCAAGCTGTTGCTGTCCCCGGGTGAAGTTTCAGTAAGTGAAACAGCAGCTGATGCACCAGCAATGGCCATGGCATTGACCGTTGTATAA
- the LOC126584295 gene encoding U-box domain-containing protein 34-like, whose protein sequence is MHHDTDEIKSPFTRGRSSMNHSYDLSPESSDISFVSSERPSIDHMFPSSYNSVSSEMSSRQSMGSEFDSISSASSYSRHQYIDMSASPYGFSTSSSESGRSWSSSQNTDEVEVEMRRLQLELKQTMDMYNAACKEAVASKHTANRLKSEEQQRLHEARIAEEAALAQIENEKAKCKAAIQAAAAAQMIAELESQKRRLAEMTILEQAEEKKGTEATAYSFRYRKYTIEEIEVATNKFSQDRKIGEGGYGPVYWGELDHTQVAIKILRPDAAHGRSQFQQEIEVLSCIRHPNMVLLLGACPEYGCLVYEYMAKGSLEDCLFQQGNSKTPAIPWQLRFRIAAEIGTALLFLHQTKPEPIVHRDLKPGNILLDHNYVSKISDVGLARLVPPSVQDSVTQYRMTSTAGTFCYIDPEYQQTGMLGTKSDVYSLGVMFLQLITAKSPMGLTHHVERALELGTFAELLDPAVPDWPVEEATNFAKLALQCTEMRRKDRPDLGKVVLPELNRLRALAEDSMPGAGAGGVYSQRHGQSSMSSCDQDVLSDVHLPLSGYEN, encoded by the exons ATGCATCATGACACTGATGAAATCAA ATCACCATTCACAAGAGGACGATCTTCAATGAACCACTCATACGACCTCTCACCAGAGAGTAGTGATATATCATTTGTGAGCAGCGAAAGGCCAAGCATTGATCACATGTTTCCTTCCTCGTACAATAGTGTATCATCAGAAATGAGCTCCCGACAATCAATGGGCTCGGAGTTTGACAGCATAAGCTCTGCGTCATCTTACTCTAGACACCAATATATTGACATGAGCGCCTCACCATATGGATTCTCAACATCCTCATCAGAAAGTGGAAGATCATGGTCATCGTCACAAAACACG GATGAAGTGGAAGTTGAGATGAGGAGGCTCCAGCTAGAGCTCAAGCAAACAATGGACATGTATAACGCGGCCTGCAAGGAGGCAGTCGCATCAAAACATACG GCAAACCGATTGAAATCGGAAGAACAACAACGATTACATGAGGCACGAATAGCAGAGGAAGCTGCATTGGCACAAATAGAGAATGAGAAAGCGAAATGTAAGGCAGCCATTCAGGCGGCAGCGGCAGCTCAAATGATTGCTGAACTGGAATCCCAAAAAAGGAGGCTTGCAGAAATGACAATTCTTGAACAAGCTGAAGAGAAGAAGGGAACAGAAGCAACGGCATACAGTTTCAGGTACAGGAAATATACAATTGAGGAGATTGAAGTAGCAACAAATAAATTTTCACAAGATCGCAAGATTGGAGAAGGAGGCTATGGACCAGTGTACTGGGGAGAACTGGATCACACACAAGTAGCAATCAAAATTCTACGTCCAGATGCAGCGCACGGACGTTCACAGTTCCAACAAGAG ATCGAAGTATTGAGCTGCATTCGACATCCAAACATGGTGCTCCTTCTTGGAGCCTGCCCAGAGTATGGTTGTCTGGTCTATGAGTACATGGCTAAGGGGAGCTTAGAAGACTGTCTCTTCCAGCAAGGTAACAGTAAGACCCCGGCTATTCCTTGGCAGCTCAGGTTCCGAATTGCTGCAGAAATTGGCACTGCGCTTTTGTTCCTTCACCAGACGAAGCCAGAACCAATTGTACACCGTGACCTAAAACCTGGAAACATTTTGCTAGACCATAACTATGTGAGCAAGATTAGTGATGTAGGTCTAGCCAGGCTTGTCCCTCCATCTGTACAAGACTCTGTCACTCAGTACCGAATGACATCAACAGCTGGAACCTTCTGTTATATCGACCCAGAGTATCAACAAACTGGCATGCTTGGAACAAAGTCTGATGTCTACTCACTCGGGGTCATGTTTCTACAACTAATAACAGCGAAATCACCAATGGGTTTGACACATCATGTCGAGCGGGCTTTGGAGCTAGGGACCTTTGCTGAGTTGCTAGACCCTGCTGTTCCTGACTGGCCAGTGGAGGAAGCCACCAACTTTGCCAAGTTAGCCTTACAATGTACTGAAATGAGGCGGAAAGACAGACCCGATCTTGGGAAGGTTGTGCTACCTGAGCTTAACAGATTGAGAGCATTAGCCGAAGATAGCATGCCCGGTGCTGGTGCTGGTGGAGTATACTCACAAAGACATGGCCAAAGCTCGATGTCCTCATGTGATCAA GATGTGCTAAGCGACGTCCATCTACCACTATCTGGGTACGAGAACTAA
- the LOC126584312 gene encoding dnaJ protein homolog, whose product MFGRAPKKSDNSKYYEILGVSKTASQDDLKKAYRKAAIKNHPDKGGDPEKFKELAQAYEVLSDPEKREIYDQYGEDALKEGMGGGGGGHDPFDIFQSFFGGNPFGGGGSSRGRRQRRGEDVIHPLKVSLEDLYNGTSKKLSLARNKICSKCKGKGSKSGASMKCPGCQGSGMKVSIRHLGPSMIQQMQHPCAECKGTGETINDKDRCTQCKGEKVVQEKKVLEVIVEKGMQNGQKITFPGEADEAPDTITGDIVFVLQQKEHPKFKRKGDDLFFEHTLSLVESLCGFQFVLTHLDGRQLLIKSQPGEVVKPDQFKAINDEGMPMYQRPFMKGKLYIHFTVEFPDSLNPEQCKALEAVLPPKTSAQLTDMELDECEETTLHDVNIEEEMRRKQAHAHEAYDDDEDMHGGAQRVQCAQQ is encoded by the exons ATGTTTGGGAGAGCTCCAAAGAAAAGCGATAACAGCAAGTATTATGAGATCCTTGGAGTTTCAAAGACCGCTTCGCAGGACGATCTAAAGAAGGCTTATAGAAAAGCCGCCATCAAGAACCACCCTGATAAGGGCGGCGATCCTGAGAAG TTTAAAGAGTTGGCCCAAGCATATGAGGTTCTGAGTGATCCAGAGAAACGTGAGATATATGATCAATATGGCGAGGATGCCCTCAAGGAAGGAAtgggtggtggaggtggtggcCATGACCCATTTGATATTTTCCAATCCTTCTTTGGTGGAAACCCATTCGGTG GTGGTGGAAGCAGCAGAGGCCGAAGGCAGAGAAGGGGAGAGGATGTGATCCATCCCCTTAAGGTTTCTTTGGAAGATCTCTACAATGGAACGTCCAAAAAGCTTTCTCTTGCGCGCAACAAAATCTGCTCCAAGTGCAAGGG TAAAGGGTCGAAGTCAGGTGCTTCAATGAAATGTCCTGGCTGCCAAGGTTCTGGAATGAAAGTCTCTATTAGACATCTCGGCCCCTCGATGATCCAGCAAATGCAACATCCTTGCGCTGAGTGCAAGGGTACTGGTGAGACCATTAATGACAAGGATCGCTGCACACAATGTAAGGGTGAGAAGGTTGTTCAGGAAAAGAAAGTCTTAGAAGTAATTGTGGAGAAGGGCATGCAAAATGGACAGAAGATTACTTTCCCTGGTGAAGCTGATGAAGCG CCAGACACCATCACAGGCGATATTGTCTTTGTCCTACAACAAAAGGAGCACCCTAAATTTAAGAGGAAGGGTGATGATCTCTTCTTTGAACATACCTTGTCACTTGTGGAATCACTCTGCGGCTTCCAATTTGTATTGACACATTTAGATGGAAGACAGCTCCTCATTAAATCCCAACCTGGAGAAGTTGTAAAGCCTG ATCAATTCAAGGCTATAAATGATGAGGGCATGCCAATGTACCAGAGGCCATTCATGAAAGGTAAGTTATATATTCACTTCACAGTGGAGTTCCCCGACTCACTGAATCCAGAACAGTGCAAGGCTCTGGAGGCTGTCCTCCCCCCCAAGACTTCGGCTCAGCTGACCGACATGGAGTTGGATGAATGTGAGGAGACTACGCTGCATGATGTTAACATAGAGGAGGAAATGCGCCGAAAGCAAGCACATGCACACGAGGCATATGACGATGATGAGGACATGCATGGTGGTGCCCAGAGGGTTCAGTGTGCTCAGCAGTGA
- the LOC126584268 gene encoding uncharacterized protein LOC126584268 isoform X2, translating into MVVKKMMRWPPWPAAEVATKKYTVVVVVRRLQGLELEDEVEEERRALVVEVKWKGQKKSWRLGSAPPVKRNFTKEGGIGDDGVVEWDEEFTSVCRFSGYKEEGEPLFFPWELAFTVLFNAENKGVRNRVSVFGTASLNLAEYALAASVGKEFGLNIPVNVATGVSETIPSLSISLRLLELRATQQLSETMRGSPHSDEAISAQKDEFSALKAGLRKVKILTNYVSFGKSNKACCEEGSTDSRSSNRSEDASSNYPFDTSSLDDDAGEESDCSKDDSSVRRSISYKTIAYANYAGALFYSNTNIDNEDDFWIHYSNHKLAGGLHVENSSAPVHRPTFWRSSMGSILPWRKRKLSFRSPKAKEEPLLKKHYGEEGGDDIDFDRRQLSSSDESSFGQKEVISRDGNMRLHTQVFFASIDQRSERAAGESACTALVAVIADWLKSNQDEMPIKSEFDSLIRDGSSEWRALCNNEAYIEHFPDKHFDLDTIVQSKVRPLSLVPEKSFVGFFHPEGLENKDFDFLDGAMSFDSIWDEIGRSASECAWDSEPLVYIVSWNDHFFVLRVEQHAFYIIDTLGERLYEGCNHAYILKFDKDTVIQRLPSGNKTSDEKKSDQLQPNNSKETKAKGAIVVSQKDSKDGDGEEEIVWKGKDCCKEYIKSFLAAIPIRGLLADLKRGLMTSIPLHHRLQIEFHYTKLLLSPGEVSVSETAADAPAMAMALTVV; encoded by the exons ATGGtggtgaagaagatgatgaggtGGCCACCATGGCCTGCAGCAGAGGTTGCCACCAAGAAATATACTGTAGTGGTTGTTGTGCGGAGGCTACAGGGGTTGGAATTGGAGGACGAGGTGGAGGAGGAGAGAAGAGCGTTGGTGGTGGAGGTTAAGTGGAAGGGTCAGAAGAAGTCCTGGAGACTCGGCTCTGCGCCTCCTGTCAAGAGGAATTTCACCAAAGAAGGTGGAATTGGCGATGATGGGGTGGTCGAGTGGGATGAGGAGTTTACGAGTGTCTGTCGTTTTTCGGGTTACAAGGAGGAGGGTGAGCCTCTGTTTTTTCCATGGGAGCTTGCATTTACAGTGCTCTTCAAT GCTGAAAACAAAGGAGTGAGAAACAGAGTCAGTGTCTTTGGAACTGCATCACTGAACCTCGCGGAATATGCTTTAGCAGCGTCTGTCGGAAAGGAATTCGGGCTCAACATTCCTGTTAATGTCGCTACTGGGGTTTCAGAGACTATCCCATCACTGTCT ATCTCACTCAGATTATTGGAACTGAGAGCCACTCAACAACTCTCAGAGACAATGCGGGGATCCCCGCATTCTGATGAAGCTATTTCCGCACAAAAAGACGAGTTTTCTGCTCTTAAAGCAGGGCTGAGAAAGGTGAAAATCCTAACCAATTATGTTTCATTTGGTAAATCAAACAAGGCATGCTGCGAGGAAGGTAGCACTGATAGCAGGAGTTCCAATCGAAGTGAGGATGCTTCGTCCAATTATCCATTTGACACAAGTTCACTTGATGATGATGCTGGAGAGGAATCAGATTGCAgtaaggacgattctagtgtcAGGCGGTCAATCAGCTACAAAACTATAGCATATGCAAACTATGCTGGAGCATTGTTTTACTCCAATACTAACATTGACAATGAGGATGATTTTTGGATCCACTATAGCAACCATAAATTAGCAGGCGGCTTGCATGTTGAGAATTCTAGTGCACCAGTCCACAGGCCAACCTTCTGGCGGAGTTCAATGGGAAGCATCCTACCTTGGAGGAAGAGGAAATTGAGCTTCAGATCTCCGAAAGCCAAAGAGGAGCCTCTTCTGAAGAAACATTATGGAGAAGAGGGTGGCGATGATATTGACTTTGATCGCAGGCAGCTTAGCTCCTCCGATGAGTCCAGTTTTGGG CAAAAGGAAGTGATAAGCCGTGATGGAAATATGAGGCTTCACACCCAAGTATTTTTTGCTTCAATTGATCAAAGGAGTGAACGTGCTGCTGGAGAAAGTGCGTGCACGGCCTTGGTTGCAGTCATTGCAGATTGGTTGAAATCCAACCAGGATGAGATGCCTATCAAGTCTGAATTCGACAGCCTGATTAGAGATGGATCATCAGAGTGGAGAGCTCTCTGCAATAACGAGGCCTACATAGAGCATTTCCCTGACAAGCACTTTGATCTTGACACCATTGTTCAATCTAAAGTTCGTCCTCTTTCTCTAGTTCCGGAGAAATCTTTCGTAGGATTCTTCCATCCTGAGGGACTAGAAAATAAGGATTTCGACTTCCTTGATGGTGCCATGTCCTTCGATAGTATATGGGATGAGATCGGCCGTTCTGCATCAGAATGTGCATGGGACAGCGAACCGTTAGTCTACATTGTgagttggaatgaccatttctTTGTCCTAAGGGTAGAGCAGCATGCTTTTTACATAATTGATACGTTGGGGGAGAGGCTGTATGAAGGCTGCAACCACGCTTATATCCTCAAATTTGACAAAGACACCGTGATCCAAAGATTACCAAGCGGTAATAAAACATCAGATGAGAAAAAGAGCGATCAATTACAACCGAACAACTCCAAGGAAACAAAAGCCAAAGGGGCAATTGTAGTGAGCCAGAAAGATTCGAAAGACGGAGATGGAGAAGAGGAGATTGTGTGGAAAGGAAAAGACTGTTGTAAAGAGTATATTAAGAGCTTTCTTGCTGCTATCCCGATAAGGGGATTGCTCGCGGATCTTAAGAGGGGTTTGATGACATCAATACCTCTCCATCACCGGCTACAAATTGAATTCCACTATACCAAGCTGTTGCTGTCCCCGGGTGAAGTTTCAGTAAGTGAAACAGCAGCTGATGCACCAGCAATGGCCATGGCATTGACCGTTGTATAA
- the LOC126584268 gene encoding uncharacterized protein LOC126584268 isoform X1 has product MVVKKMMRWPPWPAAEVATKKYTVVVVVRRLQGLELEDEVEEERRALVVEVKWKGQKKSWRLGSAPPVKRNFTKEGGIGDDGVVEWDEEFTSVCRFSGYKEEGEPLFFPWELAFTVLFNAENKGVRNRVSVFGTASLNLAEYALAASVGKEFGLNIPVNVATGVSETIPSLSISLRLLELRATQQLSETMRGSPHSDEAISAQKDEFSALKAGLRKVKILTNYVSFGKSNKACCEEGSTDSRSSNRSEDASSNYPFDTSSLDDDAGEESDCSKDDSSVRRSISYKTIAYANYAGALFYSNTNIDNEDDFWIHYSNHKLAGGLHVENSSAPVHRPTFWRSSMGSILPWRKRKLSFRSPKAKEEPLLKKHYGEEGGDDIDFDRRQLSSSDESSFGSHETEGSVSEFGDDSFYVGTWQQKEVISRDGNMRLHTQVFFASIDQRSERAAGESACTALVAVIADWLKSNQDEMPIKSEFDSLIRDGSSEWRALCNNEAYIEHFPDKHFDLDTIVQSKVRPLSLVPEKSFVGFFHPEGLENKDFDFLDGAMSFDSIWDEIGRSASECAWDSEPLVYIVSWNDHFFVLRVEQHAFYIIDTLGERLYEGCNHAYILKFDKDTVIQRLPSGNKTSDEKKSDQLQPNNSKETKAKGAIVVSQKDSKDGDGEEEIVWKGKDCCKEYIKSFLAAIPIRGLLADLKRGLMTSIPLHHRLQIEFHYTKLLLSPGEVSVSETAADAPAMAMALTVV; this is encoded by the exons ATGGtggtgaagaagatgatgaggtGGCCACCATGGCCTGCAGCAGAGGTTGCCACCAAGAAATATACTGTAGTGGTTGTTGTGCGGAGGCTACAGGGGTTGGAATTGGAGGACGAGGTGGAGGAGGAGAGAAGAGCGTTGGTGGTGGAGGTTAAGTGGAAGGGTCAGAAGAAGTCCTGGAGACTCGGCTCTGCGCCTCCTGTCAAGAGGAATTTCACCAAAGAAGGTGGAATTGGCGATGATGGGGTGGTCGAGTGGGATGAGGAGTTTACGAGTGTCTGTCGTTTTTCGGGTTACAAGGAGGAGGGTGAGCCTCTGTTTTTTCCATGGGAGCTTGCATTTACAGTGCTCTTCAAT GCTGAAAACAAAGGAGTGAGAAACAGAGTCAGTGTCTTTGGAACTGCATCACTGAACCTCGCGGAATATGCTTTAGCAGCGTCTGTCGGAAAGGAATTCGGGCTCAACATTCCTGTTAATGTCGCTACTGGGGTTTCAGAGACTATCCCATCACTGTCT ATCTCACTCAGATTATTGGAACTGAGAGCCACTCAACAACTCTCAGAGACAATGCGGGGATCCCCGCATTCTGATGAAGCTATTTCCGCACAAAAAGACGAGTTTTCTGCTCTTAAAGCAGGGCTGAGAAAGGTGAAAATCCTAACCAATTATGTTTCATTTGGTAAATCAAACAAGGCATGCTGCGAGGAAGGTAGCACTGATAGCAGGAGTTCCAATCGAAGTGAGGATGCTTCGTCCAATTATCCATTTGACACAAGTTCACTTGATGATGATGCTGGAGAGGAATCAGATTGCAgtaaggacgattctagtgtcAGGCGGTCAATCAGCTACAAAACTATAGCATATGCAAACTATGCTGGAGCATTGTTTTACTCCAATACTAACATTGACAATGAGGATGATTTTTGGATCCACTATAGCAACCATAAATTAGCAGGCGGCTTGCATGTTGAGAATTCTAGTGCACCAGTCCACAGGCCAACCTTCTGGCGGAGTTCAATGGGAAGCATCCTACCTTGGAGGAAGAGGAAATTGAGCTTCAGATCTCCGAAAGCCAAAGAGGAGCCTCTTCTGAAGAAACATTATGGAGAAGAGGGTGGCGATGATATTGACTTTGATCGCAGGCAGCTTAGCTCCTCCGATGAGTCCAGTTTTGGG TCTCATGAAACAGAGGGTTCAGTATCTGAATTTGGGGATGATAGTTTTTATGTGGGAACTTGGCAGCAAAAGGAAGTGATAAGCCGTGATGGAAATATGAGGCTTCACACCCAAGTATTTTTTGCTTCAATTGATCAAAGGAGTGAACGTGCTGCTGGAGAAAGTGCGTGCACGGCCTTGGTTGCAGTCATTGCAGATTGGTTGAAATCCAACCAGGATGAGATGCCTATCAAGTCTGAATTCGACAGCCTGATTAGAGATGGATCATCAGAGTGGAGAGCTCTCTGCAATAACGAGGCCTACATAGAGCATTTCCCTGACAAGCACTTTGATCTTGACACCATTGTTCAATCTAAAGTTCGTCCTCTTTCTCTAGTTCCGGAGAAATCTTTCGTAGGATTCTTCCATCCTGAGGGACTAGAAAATAAGGATTTCGACTTCCTTGATGGTGCCATGTCCTTCGATAGTATATGGGATGAGATCGGCCGTTCTGCATCAGAATGTGCATGGGACAGCGAACCGTTAGTCTACATTGTgagttggaatgaccatttctTTGTCCTAAGGGTAGAGCAGCATGCTTTTTACATAATTGATACGTTGGGGGAGAGGCTGTATGAAGGCTGCAACCACGCTTATATCCTCAAATTTGACAAAGACACCGTGATCCAAAGATTACCAAGCGGTAATAAAACATCAGATGAGAAAAAGAGCGATCAATTACAACCGAACAACTCCAAGGAAACAAAAGCCAAAGGGGCAATTGTAGTGAGCCAGAAAGATTCGAAAGACGGAGATGGAGAAGAGGAGATTGTGTGGAAAGGAAAAGACTGTTGTAAAGAGTATATTAAGAGCTTTCTTGCTGCTATCCCGATAAGGGGATTGCTCGCGGATCTTAAGAGGGGTTTGATGACATCAATACCTCTCCATCACCGGCTACAAATTGAATTCCACTATACCAAGCTGTTGCTGTCCCCGGGTGAAGTTTCAGTAAGTGAAACAGCAGCTGATGCACCAGCAATGGCCATGGCATTGACCGTTGTATAA
- the LOC126584320 gene encoding uncharacterized protein At3g28850-like produces MKGVKGKLMMKLKSIGPIGPIGIGYLKPQDRVLQVNASDGYADSNLNIQTHNLISEETKQKKKIKQLEKNVTEKEPDIIDVTELMRDLEDEEESEQDGDDIDVDDKENVRPKMVAKHPVECSKSRVKTESNLEENRASEASENRRQTPLSEIDISSFRRPDLNSGSLFDPDLLAAFQQAVMEYTRLSEEEKSARRSEKEDIESNFVEAPDPEPELEPTLPSNEDALLGFEEKCPPGSFDSSVVLYTTTLRGIRKTFDDCNSVRFLLESFRVVFYERDVSMHMEFRQELWKILDCKAVPPKLFIKGRYIGGAEEVLTLHEQGKLKPLFEGVPLDRSIGPCEACDGVRFVVCFRCSGSCKLIADEGQPDKCPECNENGLIICPLCC; encoded by the coding sequence ATGAAAGGGGTGAAAGGGAAGTTGATGATGAAGTTGAAGTCAATCGGACCGATTGGACCGATTGGAATTGGGTACCTGAAACCCCAAGATCGAGTTCTTCAGGTAAATGCATCGGATGGGTACGCGGATTCAAATCTCAACATTCAGACCCATAATTTGATTTCGGAAGAAacgaagcagaagaagaagatcaaACAGTTAGAGAAGAATGTGACGGAGAAAGAGCCTGACATCATCGACGTCACCGAGCTTATGAGAGACCTCGAAGATGAAGAAGAGTCAGAGCAGGATGGTGATGATATCGATGTCGACGACAAGGAAAACGTTAGGCCTAAAATGGTGGCAAAACACCCTGTAGAGTGCAGCAAAAGTAGGGTTAAAACGGAGTCAAATTTGGAGGAAAACAGAGCTTCTGAAGCTTCAGAGAATCGTAGACAGACCCCCTTGTCGGAGATTGACATCTCATCTTTTCGGAGACCGGACTTAAACTCCGGTAGCCTCTTCGACCCGGACCTACTAGCAGCCTTTCAGCAAGCAGTGATGGAATATACGAGGTTGAGCGAGGAAGAGAAAAGTGCAAGGAGAAGCGAAAAAGAAGATATTGAATCCAATTTTGTAGAAGCGCCAGATCCCGAGCCAGAGCTAGAGCCAACACTGCCTTCAAATGAAGACGCTCTATTAGGCTTTGAAGAAAAGTGTCCGCCTGGTAGTTTCGATTCATCGGTAGTTCTCTACACTACAACCCTTCGGGGGATTCGGAAGACTTTTGATGATTGCAACAGCGTTCGATTTCTTTTGGAGAGCTTTCGGGTGGTGTTCTACGAGCGAGATGTGTCAATGCACATGGAATTCAGACAAGAGCTGTGGAAGATTCTGGATTGCAAAGCAGTGCCTCCAAAGCTTTTCATAAAGGGGAGATATATCGGGGGAGCGGAGGAGGTTTTGACGCTTCATGAACAAGGAAAGCTCAAGCCGCTCTTTGAAGGAGTCCCCTTGGATCGGTCCATTGGCCCCTGTGAAGCTTGTGATGGAGTTCGATTTGTGGTTTGCTTCAGATGCAGCGGGAGCTGCAAGCTCATCGCCGATGAGGGGCAGCCGGATAAGTGCCCCGAGTGTAACGAAAATGGGTTGATTATATGCCCCTTGTGTTGCTGA